The sequence below is a genomic window from Venturia canescens isolate UGA chromosome 9, ASM1945775v1, whole genome shotgun sequence.
aaatacgagtgcgcgaaatatgaaaaatgattttcatgttacaAATGTAGACATTCTGCCGATTGAATGATCAAAACACGTGAACGTCAGGATGACGTTTAGATATTTCatggaagtatttttttcaaataatgaaccgttagatataatattttcatattatttattttcatgatacagTCGTTGCgatttatatatttacgaATAGAATGTTTTGCAGAGTTGATATATGGTGGTAGTTGTgtaaattttcgttgaaatgttTCTGGTAAAGATGTAAATGTGTCTTTACTCGACTGTCAACAAAGTTGAGAATCTCTGTCGtcgtatcttttttcttcgtgtgcTCATGCAGCAGTTCAATATTTGAATTAGCGAGTGATCAGCGCTGCTGACTCCAAAAAATACAACCCGACGCTCTATCTTTATACTACATATTCATTAATACTTATAACGAatgataaaacagaaaaatattttctattagTATCATGCCTCTCTATGAATCTTCGTGTTCAAGCCCAGTGATGccaatgcaaaatttcaatggGGAATATGCACGGTGGGTAATATGCGCCTGTATCCCTGTATATGCGCCATACCCGTAGTTTCTGCCGGCAACCAGCAAAAACTGATGCGTGTGGCCCGTCATACCTTTGCTGAGGTTAAGGAAACAACTTCATTGTTGTGATAGttgttaaataattttattgcaTGTTATTTAAAAATGTAACTCAATTTTGTATTCGCAACGATCGACAAAATAGTGGAAAATCGTATATTTcccgaaaatataaataagcTATTATGGAACTGccacagaattttccattcCCATTTACACCTTACGAAATTCaggaaaattttatgaaaaacttgTGGTCCTGTTTGGAGGAAAGAAAATTAGGGATTTTCGAAAGTCCCACGGGTACAGGAAAGTCACTGTCAATTATTTGTGGGGCCTTGAAATGGTTGACAGACAGAGAATCATGGGTAAACGAAGATTTGGTGAATAAAATTGCAGATTTGGATAAACGATTGGAAGAagtacaaaagaaaaatgtgaatgATTGGTTCTCCGAACAAACTGAGCAAATTAAATTGAACACCGATAAAAGATCTTTACTCGATAAGCTCGAAGCTATCAAAAggcgtaatgaaaaaaaacaaaaatatagtGAAAAACTGAAGCAAGCCActgattttaagaaaaaagcTAATTTTAAATCGATTCGAACTAAAAAAGCAGATAACAATTCGAATAAGAACTTGAATGCTGAAATTCCTGATGAGAATAGTCCATTGGACACCGATTTACTCCTGGAAGAATTATGTCTTGATTCTGATGGCTCTGATAACGAGGAAAGTGAAAATGAGCCAGCAAAatatactcaaatttttttttgctctagAACTCACTCGCAATTATCTCAATTTGTTGGAGAATTGCAAAGGAGTCCATATTCAGAACAAGTTTCCCTTGTTCCAATTGCTTCAAGGTAATAATCgcatattttaattttctcaagaccatcaaattttttaatattattacaGTAGTTGTGTCATCTGTTTATTCGATATTGATATTCTTCTATTCCTTAATGAGTTTCTTTCTGTAACAATATGCAGCCAATATGGAATCTAAATTTTCCGAATGCTTGATGAGTCATATGCAactaatgtaagaaactcatGAATATTTAaggtttatttttatcatttgatattcagattttttgcttgtaccaaaaaatattgtttccaGGCAAAATTACTGCATAAACAAAGAGGTGAAAAGGCTGAAACATGTAAATCTGATAAACGAGAGTTGCCTTCAGCtacagaggaaaaaaaaaacaacagtaaaaaaagagaaagatttGAAGCGATCAAAAATCTCAACGAGTTGTCCATTCATGCCAGGAAATCAGTCTCTCATGATAGCTGAAATTGTCACCAAAATACAGGATGTTGAAGATGTTGTGAAAAAAGGAGTGGAACATGAAACATGTGCTTATTACGCATCTAGAAAATCTCTCCAGGATGGACAAGTAATTCTTGTGCCTTACAATACAATTTTGCACAAAAATACAAGAATCAGCTCGGGTATTGATCTTAAAAATAACGTCTTGATTATTGACGAAGCTCACAACCTTCTAGAAGCTATTGAACGAATGCATAGCACTACCGTCACCGGTAGAAATATTCTTCATTGCTACAGTCAACTAACGCAATACCAGAAAAGGTTCGAAAACACTGAAGCTCGATATGgctcaaatttgaatttttgcattactcactattttataaaaaattggaatatttttctagGTTCGAATCTCTTTTCTCTGCAAAAAGCGTTCTCTACCTGAGCCAATTAAGTTTTTGCTTGAAAAAACTTATCAAAGTTCTTGGAGGAACATCAAGATCTCGAATAACAGACAAGTCAAACAATCCAGTTGAATCCAAAGTCTACGAAATCGTAGATTTCGAGGTTTTTGCCGAAATTGATACAGTCAACGTTTTCGAGCTACTGGAGTTTGTCAAGACTTCCAAACTTGCTCACAAGCTCCAAGGatacatagaaaaatacaGCGATGACTTGAAGATTCGTCCTGTGAGCGTGGCCAAATGCGGAGTCTCTGCTTTTCTCAATTCTCTCCAAACCAAAGACACTGAATCGCCAGAAATTCAAgccgagaaaaaagagaacttTGATGAGGAAACTTCGAATAATCCGATTATGCCCATATTGAGTTTTCTCGAGTCTTTAAAAAGCTGTAATGCTGACGGACGAATTTTTGTTATTCCTGGCGAAACGATCGGTCAAGGAACTCTCAAGTTTTTGCTCATGAATCCTGCAgctcattttcatgatattggtaaattcaaatatttcgctTTGGTTGAGCCTAACAACGTCATCTCTTTCCCCCCCAAAAAAagttcgtttattatttcttttttacagTCAAAGAGGCAAGGTCGATCGTACTAGCGGGTGGAACCATGGAACCGATCTCGGAATTCGTTGACCAACTTTTCATCAGCGCCGGTGCTGAAGCTGAAAGAATCGTGACATTTTCTTGTGATCACGTAATTCCAAAAGACAATATTCTCACGAGAATTGTTACTCAAGGGCCTACGGGAATAGCGTTTGAATTCAATTATGAAAATCGACAGAATCCGCAGCTGGTAGTGCAATgaattcaatatatttttttctcaatcaaaCCTCCAATATGAAATTGATCAACTTAGGGCAAAATTttgtagtaaaaaaataataattccctTCTTTTTTTAGCTCAACGAAGTTGGTCGAACTTTACAAAATCTTTGCAATATTGTGCCTGGTGGAGTAGTCGTTTTTTTACCATCCTACGGTTACGAAGAAGCGCTTTACAAGCATCTTGACAAAGAAGGAATCATAACAAAAATTCGTGGCAAAAAGCAAGTTTACCGTGAGCCCAAATTAGCTTCGCAAGTTAATTTGGTTTTGGATAACTACGCGAATGATATTAAAAATCCGAAGAAACCTCAGAATGGATCCCTGCTTTTTAGCGTTGTTGGTTAGAGCATTtgaagaatcatttttttaatcatacCTTGCTTCATTTCTTCTGACAACATTAAATATGATCTTACTcactaatgaaaaatttgctgttaataaagagtcttttgaataaaaaaaaaaactgatttgtAGGTGGAAAACTTAGTGAAGGACTAAATTTTTCCGATGATCTTGGTCGATGCGTGGTGGTGGTTGGAATGCCCTATCCGAACATTAAGTCGCCGGAActtcaggaaaaaatgaaatatctaAACGAGAATGTGGTACCAGAAAATTTCTCGATTATCTACtttattcgtttcttttatatctatacattCTGTTGGATAATTAATACGTGTTATGAATTTCagaaaccaggtgctggaagCACTTATTACGAGAATTGTTGCATGAAAGCCGTAAATCAATGCATCGGCAGGGCTGTGAGGCACATAAATGATTATTCGACAGTGGTTCTGCTGGACAAACGTTACGCCAACAAAACATCGTCTCTTCCTGGATGGATTCAACGAACTCTGAgggtgaatgaaaaattctctaCCACCGTTAGTGATGTCGCGAAATTTTTTGCTGgccgaagaaaacaaaattgtgaGACGTAGCGGGGGAAGGGCACAGTGAGTAActttcttcaaatttatttttattattcacatTTCACATGTAATTGCCAAGTTGAATGCCGAATTTATATGTCAAATCGTGGTGGTAAACTTGCCCAGGACGCAGAACAGAGCAGGGAAAATGGGGCTGTGAAagacgttggaaaaaaaaattgaaggaaaaactaagaaatgaATTAGCCACTACTTTGGCAACAAAAATGAAACTCACGAAGTTTATCGCGTTTGGAAAGTTTTGCGGCTGAATACTGAAGGCCCCGAATTTTAGGTATTTCGCTCCTTTTTTCCCCGGTATGTAGCCCGATGCATTTGCGATTTTATTTCGGGTCACCTCGCTGTTGAAATCTTcgtgaaaatgaatttctccGAAACTGGCCTCGCTCGTAAAATTACTCGGAATCGGAAGATCCGGTTCCTGTTTGACAATTGattatgaaatataaaaactttGTGCTACGAAATGGAATGATTCTAAACTTCAGGAATGACCTCCGGGTCTTGTTCATCCCCTTCTTCGACGTAGGGACTTGGCAAACGAGCGCCGGTGTAAAATTGCACGCCGGGTTGGTTCGAGTAAACTTCCAAAATTCTAAACAACCgagttttgttaaaattttaccGAATTAAAATAACGGGAAATTCGGTTAAGATATCGTGCCTTCCACTTTCCCCGTGCAAAGCTCGAGCGACGAAACTCCCTCCCGATTGCAAACCCTTCACAACACAGAAATTATGATCGAAACCTTCGCCACCCGGTATCTGTTGAAGTACATTAATCAAATTAACGAAGAAACATTAATTTTGGTCTTaaaatagtgaaaatatttccgaagaaaaaaatgattcactTTTCCCATGGTATCACGAAGAATTCTAGGTATCCGGAGATCCATGACCGTTCCTCCAACCCCGCGAACTGCTCCAGTCGGAAGGGGATCGTGCGAATCCGTAAAAGTCCATCGATCGCAGTTCAAGGACACTCGGTGTCTCATCAACTCCGATTCTCCAGCATCCTGAGCAATCACTCTTGAGAAGACACTTTTTTTCGGGATCTCGGATTCATCCGGAAGACTTGGGACTCACGTGACCAGCAAGATTGAACATCGATCCGTGGGATAAATTGACGATTGTGGATTTGGTCGTTGTAGCTCTCATGCTAATCTCGAGCTTGTTGTCCGGGCTAAGTTTGAACCTTACCGTGGCAAGTACAGCGCCAGGGTAACCTTCTTCGCCGTCCGCGCTCATGTAGCTCATCACAACGTTACAACCATCGATGCAAGAATCCCAGATTTGCCGACTAAAACCATTCTCCTACAAAATGATGaacatttgaaaagaaaataaatgcatTCACGCTAACAAATacaatataaaattatttcttacACTTCAGTATTGAAATTAATGGTTACTGtcaataaaagaagaaaacatGGAAATAATAAGGCTTGTAAAATCAATTGGATTTCAGTTAGAGTTCTggttgttttattattatttttatattgaaTCGAGTCCTTACCCCTCCGTGCAAGTGATGCGTCGCATTTTCGTTCATAGAGACctgatagtttttatctccgATACTgaaattcccattttttattcgattagcGCATCTGCCAAGTGTGCAGCCAAAGTATTGATTTATTTGAGGATTCATGTAGCCTGTGGATGGCAAGCAGTAGTATTTTTAAGCAACTTTATATAATGTTTTACAAAATACGTTTCTAGTCGTTAAGTTTGTAGTTCTTCCAATTGAAACTTACTTCCGAGATCATCGAAGCCAAGAACGATGTCTTCCGCTCGTCCATATTTATCGGGGCATTTAATAGAAACGATTGTAGCTCCCCAAGTGATTAAAACGACTTCCATCCGATTGGAGTTGGTCAGGGTGTATGACTTTATAGAGCTCGGTGAAATTTCAGCATCGCTACCAGCGAGAGACAGAAAATCTTCGTTGCTCGGTCCAGTGTTCCAAACGTTATCAAAAATACCTTCGACGATAGCCGAGTCTTTACAGttgcaatttttcgttgacATCGTCAATATTTCGTATCGAAAAgagacaacaattttttcagaattcacGCAAGGAACAAAGGTTTGACGTTTGGAGATTTTGACATGTGTCAATGAAAGGAATCATTTCCGCTcattattcgaaattgtttaTTAATAATCACTTATATCGTGTGACGCTCTTaacattataataatattaattgtatgtatatatatatatttatatatatatatatatttttttttaatatatataattCAATAGCTATTTATAATTTGtataattaatatttataGTATAATGTACaatacttgaaaaaatacatgaattttattttagtgCAAGTCAGACAGCGCAGTAAGATTTTCGTTTACTTCCGCGAACACTCGATCTTTTCATGCTGTCGTTTTCGAATTATTacaaaagtgattttttttgcggGGGacggaaaataataataataataataaagataaaaatgaagaaaatatcgttagttaagagagagagagaggaataaACAATTGACCTCTATTGCAATTCTCGCACGGTCCTCATGACTAATCGACAaatttactcactctcagacTTTCGTTATACACATTgttgataattaaaaaaaagatgctTAATGCCACTTTCTTATCTTTGATTGAGTCTCGTAATGTCGCACTTGAAAGAAAAACGCGTGCCTCTAATTTTCACAGACAATGCGACAAAATAAGTTGGAACAGAGATGGGTACGTCGGTTTTTTTGGTCTTGAGAGGTTTTTCGTATCTTTTTCACTGGGTTTTTACTTCCGTATTAAAAATCTGTCGGCCTATACTCTTTAcgaaaaactatcgaaattattttttttctaattccaTAACGTTAAACGTTGAATGAtagtttataaataaataaaatgagtttgaaaatcaattgaattcTTAATCGATATTCCGCCCACCTCTGCGCCAATCCAgcttcatcaatttttcttatttccttTTATTACGTACaacacattgcattcagcagcctaacaataataattatctTCTTACGCCTAATGAGTCGAGTTACAAATTTAATGACTTCAATTgcgacaaaatgaaaaaatatcgaattcgTCGTCCGTGGATACTAAAAGAGCACGGAGAATTGCAATGTTTCGATTGCGATTTATTGTTTCTCTACGTTTTTGCattacgatgaaaaaaaatactgactAATTACATTCCGAATCGGTAatacaatttatattttcaagaaaagagaagaaacaaACGAGAATTTCTTCCGATTTTCCGTTCAACGcccgatttttattttctttttcaacatgttttttcttctcgcaaAGCTATCACGCCATGAATATTCTAAACGCTATATCGAGACACTTTTTGCTTTTTGTATTTATCGTTTAATCATTCGTAATTACATTTCACTTGCTCGGTTACGCATTATTGTGGATTCGTTTTgaataagataaaaaaaacattgaaattgtGTTTGTTCATTACAAAAGGTACGATAGTCtactgaaaaaatgatgagaaaataaatggaatCTTTGAAGCAATCATTTCTGACACGTGATCCAATTTTTCGACTGTGATGTGTAAAAACGATTATGATTTTCGTGTTTAAATACAATATTGCATGTAAAAACTCCGTAAAATATACGAAagttggtgttttttttttttttttattactaattTGTTAATcttgttttttattccaattcgTTCgagcgtttaaaaaaaatcgtcattgACTAACGAAACATAAAGCCAGACAAGCTGTGGgggtataaaaaaataaatatagctTAGACTAGCACTTTTTGGCGAGGGAATAACGCCATTACACAGAATCTAACGTCGTTAGCTGCCAAGTATTATGATtgtaatataaatttttttagttgcTCCGTCATCGATTCGCGAcgatcaatatttttcgagaatttccacccaaaaaacaaaaaaaaagcaaataaaaattcatctccAACAATAATCGTGGAAGCTTATTCAATGATTCTCTCATTTCTCATCGTGACTTGAGTTAAAAATTTAAGTACTTGATCCTATAGCACCGCAGAGAAGATCTTTGTACAGcacaaataaaacaaaagtgtgaagtaaaaaattctctgTTGTATAAATGAAAACAACGATAGAACAAAAAAGCTCAATTGTACCAAATCGATTTTGCTCCAACTCTCCTATTTCGTTTCGTGCCAACTAAAATTTGGTTAAAAAATTTCGGCTCAAGCCCTAACTacaagaaaacaaaatcgaatttttacaggttaaaacaaaatgaaacatCGAACAACGATCCTCCGCGCCAGGCTCGAGCGTTTAAACGTTGGCAATCATAAAATTCTATGTACATTCCGGTGTATCCTAAAAATACTGATGATCGTCGTTTAGGAGGATTACAAGAGTGTGAAAAGAGCCATTCGAGGTTTCTATCGGAGTGAACGGTCGATAAATAATCATTCACACGTTGGTTGAgactattttttgttttttgatttgCAACTatgttatttaaaaaaattcgttataaaaaaaactccgaGGGTTCCTAAGGCGATTCATCTCTTTTCAGGGGTATCCGTTTTCTCCCAAGGTACAtacatacatgtatatatgtatatcattTAAAAACTAGGGCTGGGGCTTGAAGGGAATGTAAGGATTGCTGCTCAGTTTACGTCCTAACTGTTTGTGtaaatcttttttcctcgTGTG
It includes:
- the LOC122415671 gene encoding galactose mutarotase-like; the protein is MSTKNCNCKDSAIVEGIFDNVWNTGPSNEDFLSLAGSDAEISPSSIKSYTLTNSNRMEVVLITWGATIVSIKCPDKYGRAEDIVLGFDDLGSYMNPQINQYFGCTLGRCANRIKNGNFSIGDKNYQVSMNENATHHLHGGENGFSRQIWDSCIDGCNVVMSYMSADGEEGYPGAVLATVRFKLSPDNKLEISMRATTTKSTIVNLSHGSMFNLAGHDAGESELMRHRVSLNCDRWTFTDSHDPLPTGAVRGVGGTVMDLRIPRILRDTMGKIPGGEGFDHNFCVVKGLQSGGSFVARALHGESGRILEVYSNQPGVQFYTGARLPSPYVEEGDEQDPEEPDLPIPSNFTSEASFGEIHFHEDFNSEVTRNKIANASGYIPGKKGAKYLKFGAFSIQPQNFPNAINFPHFPCSVLRPGQVYHHDLTYKFGIQLGNYM
- the LOC122415662 gene encoding ATP-dependent DNA helicase DDX11 isoform X2, with the translated sequence MSQQNILKFFFALELTRNYLNLLENCKGVHIQNKFPLFQLLQANMESKFSECLMSHMQLMQNYCINKEVKRLKHVNLINESCLQLQRKKKTTVKKEKDLKRSKISTSCPFMPGNQSLMIAEIVTKIQDVEDVVKKGVEHETCAYYASRKSLQDGQVILVPYNTILHKNTRISSGIDLKNNVLIIDEAHNLLEAIERMHSTTVTGRNILHCYSQLTQYQKRFESLFSAKSVLYLSQLSFCLKKLIKVLGGTSRSRITDKSNNPVESKVYEIVDFEVFAEIDTVNVFELLEFVKTSKLAHKLQGYIEKYSDDLKIRPVSVAKCGVSAFLNSLQTKDTESPEIQAEKKENFDEETSNNPIMPILSFLESLKSCNADGRIFVIPGETIGQGTLKFLLMNPAAHFHDIVKEARSIVLAGGTMEPISEFVDQLFISAGAEAERIVTFSCDHVIPKDNILTRIVTQGPTGIAFEFNYENRQNPQLLNEVGRTLQNLCNIVPGGVVVFLPSYGYEEALYKHLDKEGIITKIRGKKQVYREPKLASQVNLVLDNYANDIKNPKKPQNGSLLFSVVGGKLSEGLNFSDDLGRCVVVVGMPYPNIKSPELQEKMKYLNENVKPGAGSTYYENCCMKAVNQCIGRAVRHINDYSTVVLLDKRYANKTSSLPGWIQRTLRVNEKFSTTVSDVAKFFAGRRKQNCET
- the LOC122415662 gene encoding ATP-dependent DNA helicase DDX11 isoform X1, which codes for MELPQNFPFPFTPYEIQENFMKNLWSCLEERKLGIFESPTGTGKSLSIICGALKWLTDRESWVNEDLVNKIADLDKRLEEVQKKNVNDWFSEQTEQIKLNTDKRSLLDKLEAIKRRNEKKQKYSEKLKQATDFKKKANFKSIRTKKADNNSNKNLNAEIPDENSPLDTDLLLEELCLDSDGSDNEESENEPAKYTQIFFCSRTHSQLSQFVGELQRSPYSEQVSLVPIASRQNYCINKEVKRLKHVNLINESCLQLQRKKKTTVKKEKDLKRSKISTSCPFMPGNQSLMIAEIVTKIQDVEDVVKKGVEHETCAYYASRKSLQDGQVILVPYNTILHKNTRISSGIDLKNNVLIIDEAHNLLEAIERMHSTTVTGRNILHCYSQLTQYQKRFESLFSAKSVLYLSQLSFCLKKLIKVLGGTSRSRITDKSNNPVESKVYEIVDFEVFAEIDTVNVFELLEFVKTSKLAHKLQGYIEKYSDDLKIRPVSVAKCGVSAFLNSLQTKDTESPEIQAEKKENFDEETSNNPIMPILSFLESLKSCNADGRIFVIPGETIGQGTLKFLLMNPAAHFHDIVKEARSIVLAGGTMEPISEFVDQLFISAGAEAERIVTFSCDHVIPKDNILTRIVTQGPTGIAFEFNYENRQNPQLLNEVGRTLQNLCNIVPGGVVVFLPSYGYEEALYKHLDKEGIITKIRGKKQVYREPKLASQVNLVLDNYANDIKNPKKPQNGSLLFSVVGGKLSEGLNFSDDLGRCVVVVGMPYPNIKSPELQEKMKYLNENVKPGAGSTYYENCCMKAVNQCIGRAVRHINDYSTVVLLDKRYANKTSSLPGWIQRTLRVNEKFSTTVSDVAKFFAGRRKQNCET